The following coding sequences lie in one Branchiostoma floridae strain S238N-H82 unplaced genomic scaffold, Bfl_VNyyK Sc7u5tJ_246, whole genome shotgun sequence genomic window:
- the LOC118408618 gene encoding uncharacterized protein LOC118408618 produces the protein MERAHRNGRFQPDARPRAIVVKLLRFKDKETILQRARYLKGSHIFINEDFSEAVRQKREELIPEMKAARERGNVAYLRYDRLIVHPPRPTTRSTTQRHSNNEGKETGRRRQDTRSTRATLGASTSDS, from the coding sequence ATGGAGCGGGCTCACAGAAATGGACGCTTCCAGCCAGACGCACGTCCACGAGCTATTGTGGTCAAGTTGCTGAGGTTTAAGGACAAGGAGACCATTCTACAACGTGCCAGGTACCTTAAGGGCAGCCACATTTTCATTAACGAAGACTTTTCTGAGGCTGTCAGACAAAAAAGAGAGGAGCTCATCCCAGAAATGAAGGCCGCCAGGGAGAGGGGCAACGTCGCGTACCTCCGCTACGATCGTCTCATCGTGCATCCCCCGAGGCCGACAACCAGAAGTACTACCCAGAGGCACTCCAACAACGAAGGAAAGGAAACCGGACGTCGCAGACAAGACACAAGATCCACCAGGGCAACACTTGGTGCTTCTACCTCTGACTCCTGA